ACGATGTACATACGAcgacattaataattatacaaggATTCGAAAAAAGTAAATCGCATCTCAGAATAGTATAACTGTATATACGTTggttttttggtttcttttctttttcttctactttttttttctttctcttttgttattCCTCCTTATTCttcatgttattatatatggtTCCTTTGTAAACAACATTCAAAATCGTCACCATTATTAATCGCACGATAGAAATGCGAGTGCTTTTTACTGCACCCGAATATTAAACGTTTAAACTTCGATAGATTAGTAGTTACagatatacctacatatatatatacatatataagtatatagatatatatacatatacatatgtatatacatatatgtatatatacgattagCAGAGTTACTTCCTTCGATCTTCGTTAGATATACTCATGTTTCGCATATCGGCGATCGCTAAGAGCATGATGGAGAAAAATGGTACGTACAGAACAAACGGTTGTTGATCACagtttatatgatataacacACATATCGCCGTACAACATTCCGCATGATTCATCTTCTTCGGCTATCTCTTGTATGCATGTACTACTTGGCCGACTCCGGCGTGCGCGTTCACATTTAAACGTTTCTTatcgcttttttcttcttcttcttcttcttcttcatcttcttttcttttttctttctttcttcttctttttttttacaattgcGTCCGATTGGTTttggtattaaaaataaccTCGGAACGCCATTTGACTTCTTACTTTGAGTTCTCAGCTCTGTACCCCTGTGCATTTAATACAAACTACGCAATACTCGTTTAAAGTATGTTTAATTCTATCGAgttgtttttaaatatcccTTCTTAGTAGTGTCGCACAGCATGCTCTTAGCGAATGCTTGACTCCTTTGTTTAtctacattctttttcttgcagTGGATTGGAAAAATATCCGTTAAGAACGatgcttttctcttctacttaCAGATAACGTTTTTGGAATTTTCGTATTAGTTTTCCTGTGGAAGATCATGGGATCGGACCTCTCTCccttgtttaattatttcacgGAATTTCTCTCACTTCTATCCCATAGATGATCGTCTTCCTTTTCCAAGTTATTTACCTtggttattaaatattatctttaatgACCCTGTAGCAACAGGTAGACGTCAAAAATGCTATCCATATAGCGTTACCTTgacgttttcgttttcttctttttttcttttctttttcttttttctttttttttttacatattaacCTTGTTCTCACATACACCAAGGTATTGTTATATCTACACgaaatttacttattattcttTGCAGGGTATCGATGATATTTGGGTGAGAGGAACGATCGGTAAAGTAAAGATCGCGGTGAGGATATATATACCTGATAAGTTTACGATTATCATTGTCAATATAAAGACGCGATTCCCTGCATAGCTTCtccaacgaagaaaaatcacAGCATAAATAAGTCATTCCTACCATCCGTCGtaaggattatagaaaatcgttctctctctttctctctctctctctccctctctctctctctctctctctctctccctctcaatCATTGCAATTTGTATTACATTGTAATTTGCGTTCAATTTGGACGTTTCGTCGTGAGAAAGACACGAGAGGTAGGCTTATCGCTAGAGCATTGGGGATTGATCGTGTACTATACATCGGTAATCGAGCTTACGAACATCGATGATCCACGATCTATAACACCGTTAACTATCTCCCTTGGTTGTGCCACAAATTAGTTTTGTGCATATAAGGAATAAATCTTCCTTGAAGGAATGGTTTAAGATAAAGCATGATCGTTAAAGAAGGAACATTGATGCACGTTAAACTCGCAAACGTATAGCGCAATGTAAATGCGAGCTCCATATACATATCACATCCATACAAGAATTGGTAATATCACGGCGCGATAGTACGGTACGACTATTCTCATCCTCTCTACTTAATAAGTTACATCTAACAACTAGCCGACGGATGGCAGTATGCGTTAATTAGATTTTGGACTATGAACTCATTATACGTATTCACCGCGTtgcgtacaaaaaaaaatcttatagaaaaataaagaatataactTTACAACTGTACTTCTGAAAATGTTCTCCTTCCATAAGTGGTCGTGGCTGTTAATGGATAGTCCTTGGATGACATTTTCTTGGCATTATTTTTCTTGGAAGTTACTTCTCGTCGCGCAGGATAAGCGGCATAATGACCTCCCTGCTGTCACCGGCAAATGGATTCAACACTACCGTTGGTAACTCCGTGTTCCTCAATGGTGCCCAATGTTTACCCATTATCTCTTGTATTTCCTGTAATACGAAGATAAGTTATCATTAATTACGCCATTAGGAGAAAAATAATGCATGTACTCACATGCGTGATGGTCTCAGTCTTGTGCCACGATTCGCTGTCAGACGCAATATCACTTTCTGCAAATACAAGAAGTTTGAGTGTACTTCCTCTGAGACGTGCGATagctaataaattttctttgtaatatttgtGTCCTATAAACACCATTTCCACGAGTTTAGTACACTTCCAAGCCACGAATACTAGGGGATCTGGGCTGTAATAGATTGAAAAGTAAATTTACGtttgattttcattaattatttgcaTCAAAAGTACGATGCAAATTAGTTACCTATCCGGCTCATTAGGATCGTCTGTAGCTGGAGTATTTACCGTAGTATCCATAGAATCTATCCATATGAGTGATTTTAATGTGTGAGGATACCAATTTGATAATCGATGTAGTACCTctgtattaaatttttcacagAACAATACTTTTAAGTGCGTTAGAGGCATGGAAGGGCGAAGAATTTCCGTATCTAATACTTTTACACCAATGTAAGAATGTATGAGATTTAGTCGTAGTTCACATTTTGGActaaaaatgaatttgattaatattacaCCGGTTAATGAAGAAATAGCCATTTggagatataatattttacggaATAATGTTAACGTACTTCTTTTGAACGAAATACTCCCAAGCTGCGTTTGATGTTCCTAAGTAATCGTTATGCCAACCATGTACATGTATTACTATCGTTTCCATGGTGCCACTGTCCAAAGCTCTGAGTAAGGCATCATTAACAACGTCATAATCTACTGTCAAAACAGTCAGTctgataaatgatttaaaaatatattcttccaATTCTATAAAGTCATAATGGTCTGGGTCATCCTTGACGGATGCTAGACTGAGGTGTGTTAGATGTTTAGCATGATGTAGAAGTAATGGTTCCAAAATTATATTGGCATTAGTTGCTAACTCTTCTATGTATCCTAAACTCAGAGCTTCCAAACAGTTAGAtgtttcaataattttcaCAATGGATTTCATTAGAGAGGTACTGTTCGTTGGACTATAaacattcataaaaaaaagtcagatttaaatatatcctttaaatatctttaaaacaatatttgtaCAATTCTACCTGTCAGTCTCGCTTTCCATGTACCAATTAGGACATTCAAATATGCTACTGCTATATTCCAAGAACAATTTTCGTAACTGCCTATTACAACTTAATTTTTTCAGAAGATGAGAAGTTTCTACAATATGACACGCTATGTCACATCTTATGGTTGCTTCGTGTACACTAAGTCCAAAACAATCTGCCAGAAacctataaaattatataattcaaatttatattaacatcataaattttttgttacaaGCATGAATTACCGACCTAGCCCATGAAATACTATCCTCGTCTTTCAGAacaaaagtaatttttctCCAAAAACTGGGATGGAATAACGCATATCTCCAATTTTTACAAACCTGTATAAATTAGGACAGGTCCATTAGATTCATTTAGAGTATGCCATAGAGATTTTACGTTCATAAGTATGTATTACTATTTTGACAGTATTACTTTGATAGGTATATTCTTgattttgcaaaaattatatatatatagatatatatatatatatatatataaaggaacatttataatattagtaaGTTACAAAAAAATCTCGCGTAACTAGCATTCAACCGTTATGATTTACACGCAATAGATAGAAAGGTCGAGTTTCGTAAACATCAAACGGCTATGTGAAATATAATCGTTTGATTACCTACTGTGTCAGGTCAGTTGACAggacaaaaaaacaaaaagtagaAGTATACCTGAGAGGCTTTTATCCTGTTCTCATGTGGcaaatacgaaaatatttcttgcaAAATAACGCTGGGCAGATTGTTCCAGCACGAGTTGTTATCTTCTTGTTCCATTTCAATGGTACGATTAGGAAGTATGCAAGACGAACAGCTGTTTGCCTTCATCGAAGACAGCTGCCCCTCGCACTTTCTTGACGTTGCCTCTTCTACTGTGTCACTTTCTTCGCGGTGTTTTAACATATCCAGCCGAATTTCACCTCCATTTCCGGCGTGTAGCATTTTTAGCCACTCGCTGGCCACCGTTGTCTCAATTAATTCGGCTAAATGCCTCTGTTCTACGGTTCTACGGCCGTATGAAAAACCAATACCCAAACCAAAATACGAGCGAGGTATTGCGTTCAACTTGTAACTCCCAACCGCACCGCCGTACCTACAGTTGTGTTGAATCGTGTGTACTCCTCCCGACGATTCTTCGCGAAAATCTTGCATCCGATTGGTCGGCGCACACGTTCTACGCACACGTCAACTGAAATATGCCACTTTCAGCGAGCCCttcggattttctttttttttttctttttcgtatgaTTAGTGAAATGACACATTTTTGGGCACGCAGTAACGTGAAAATTTCTTAAGCCGATTTACGCCTCTTTATGTATCTCTATGTAGAGTGTTGATCTCTAACGTAGATGATTTTATGCGCAATAATTCGCGCGTAGTATACACACGCGTTCATATTACACGTACGTGCGTGTCAAAAGTCATATTTGAACTTGACCAAACACATTGACGTATTAAAGAACTTTTAAAACAATGATCGGGTTACATCCGAATCTTTAAAATGTGCCGATTATTGTAATTCAGTTGCAAATATGGAAACACCCTGATTGGTGTATTTAAATGATCCAATTGTTGAATATACCGTGGCCTTTCAACAGGCTGAAAGGGTCGGAAAAGTATTCGTCCGAGAAATGTCAAAATGGCGTCTTCTCAGGACGCTTGGTATCTATCGTTGTTAGGCTTAGCTGAAAACTTTCGGACATCGAGCCCACCAAATATTAAATCATGTATTCAGTGTCTTCAAGCTGTCTTCAATTTCAAACCACCACCTCGGGTCGAAGCTCGTACTCATCTACAACTTGGAAACATTCTTCTTACTCAcacgaaaaatatcgatttggCGCGATCACATCTAGAACAAGCGGTCAGTTTTTGATCAAAACTTTATTGATTTGTATATTTGATATCTTTTCTATTAGGATTTTTATACAGTCATCCTTCTTATataacttattatttattttgagaaCTGCATAACAGTGTAGTTCTCTTTTCTAACCTCTTTGTATGTTTTGATGTCAATATTATTTGTGTTACTATCAACAGTTACGTCtgaacatatttttaaatcggCATTATTTTTCAGTGGCGTTTAAGTCAAAATATAAACACTTTTGACGATGTTAAATTTGAGGCAGCGAGTGTAGTAGCTGAATTGTAcgaacaacagcaacagccaAGTTTAAGTAAACCTATATTAAGGAAGGCCATAGAACTATCTCAACATAATGTTTATTGGCATTGTAGACTTATATTTCAATTGGCGGTAAGTTCCATAACGATTTGTCTCTCTTTAcgatatatcgtattaattttttatattatttgtgttTTCAGCAAATACATGCATCCGAAAAAGATTTCGTCGCAGCAAGTAGTTTGCTGGCTGTTGGTGTCGATTATTCCCACATTAGTAATGCAAGTTACACacgtgtattatttttattaagtcGATGTATGCTCCTATTAATAGACAAGAAATTTACGGAAGTCCATACACTCTTAAATTCAGCCGGTCACCATGTTGAAAATTGGCAAGGAAGTCCACATCAAAAAGAATACTTAAAAGTATATTACTTGGTGCTCCAAGTTTGTCATTTTCTTATGGCTGGTCAggtaatgataaaataattattatttataaatcatatttgttgatttatcttatattatatttttattatataacagGTAAATAGCGTGAAACCTTGCTTAAAACAACTGCAACAAAGTATACAAACGATCATGTCTCCTAATTGGCCAACAGATGATGTAGTTACGGGTTCTAATATAGGAGATATGTTCATATGGATGCCAAAGGATCATTTGTATGTTTTGGTTTATCTTGTAACTGTTATGCATTCAATGCAAGCTGGTTATATGGATGAAGCACAAAAATACACAAATAAGGCTCTTACCcaaatcgaaaaattaaaaagtactGAAACAAGTATATTCATAAATCCTttgaatttatctttttagtttagtataataaatttatttacctaTTGTGTTTTGATTCACAGTTGTCGATAATAAGCCGATACTCTCTGTCTTTCAACTCATGCTATTAGAACATATAGTTATGTGCCGCCTCGTCATGGGAAATAAAAGTGTGGCACTTGCAGAAATAGCCCAGGCATGTCAACTTTGTAGGCGGCAACCGAGATTATTACAAGGCCATCGGCCTCAACTGCATGCTCTTTTGGGATTATATGCAATGTCTATGAATTGTATGGAAGCTGCTGAAGCTCAGTTTACAGCTGCTCTTAGGGTTAGAAGATAGAATAATTAA
This window of the Vespula vulgaris chromosome 6, iyVesVulg1.1, whole genome shotgun sequence genome carries:
- the LOC127064396 gene encoding F-box only protein 33 — encoded protein: MQDFREESSGGVHTIQHNCRYGGAVGSYKLNAIPRSYFGLGIGFSYGRRTVEQRHLAELIETTVASEWLKMLHAGNGGEIRLDMLKHREESDTVEEATSRKCEGQLSSMKANSCSSCILPNRTIEMEQEDNNSCWNNLPSVILQEIFSYLPHENRIKASQVCKNWRYALFHPSFWRKITFVLKDEDSISWARFLADCFGLSVHEATIRCDIACHIVETSHLLKKLSCNRQLRKLFLEYSSSIFECPNWYMESETDSPTNSTSLMKSIVKIIETSNCLEALSLGYIEELATNANIILEPLLLHHAKHLTHLSLASVKDDPDHYDFIELEEYIFKSFIRLTVLTVDYDVVNDALLRALDSGTMETIVIHVHGWHNDYLGTSNAAWEYFVQKNPKCELRLNLIHSYIGVKVLDTEILRPSMPLTHLKVLFCEKFNTEVLHRLSNWYPHTLKSLIWIDSMDTTVNTPATDDPNEPDSPDPLVFVAWKCTKLVEMVFIGHKYYKENLLAIARLRGSTLKLLVFAESDIASDSESWHKTETITHEIQEIMGKHWAPLRNTELPTVVLNPFAGDSREVIMPLILRDEK
- the LOC127064393 gene encoding MAU2 chromatid cohesion factor homolog codes for the protein MASSQDAWYLSLLGLAENFRTSSPPNIKSCIQCLQAVFNFKPPPRVEARTHLQLGNILLTHTKNIDLARSHLEQAWRLSQNINTFDDVKFEAASVVAELYEQQQQPSLSKPILRKAIELSQHNVYWHCRLIFQLAQIHASEKDFVAASSLLAVGVDYSHISNASYTRVLFLLSRCMLLLIDKKFTEVHTLLNSAGHHVENWQGSPHQKEYLKVYYLVLQVCHFLMAGQVNSVKPCLKQLQQSIQTIMSPNWPTDDVVTGSNIGDMFIWMPKDHLYVLVYLVTVMHSMQAGYMDEAQKYTNKALTQIEKLKIVDNKPILSVFQLMLLEHIVMCRLVMGNKSVALAEIAQACQLCRRQPRLLQGHRPQLHALLGLYAMSMNCMEAAEAQFTAALRTSQERELWTFANLNLAIVYLRTKRDAELGALMERINPESLPSHSHSLRAAAYYVQGLQAFFGARHNEAKRYLRETLIMASSEDLNRLTSCSLVLLGHIFLSLGNSRESMNMVTPAMQLASKIPDVHVQLWATAILKDLYRICGDPNRESEAYQMHCTFSQTLLKDHFQSTQMSEHALIQWTDGPIPVLPNDPPPSTSQTILQ